The Streptomyces sp. NBC_00344 genome includes a window with the following:
- a CDS encoding zinc-binding dehydrogenase produces the protein MRGFHDVQRAPQARTKADDLVAIQGIGGLGHLGIQYAAKLGLRVVAVARGTAKEKLARELGAQHYIDSTETDPGEELSKLGGATGRHRNSCRRRHLPPAQRPCQRWTTRRRGSVRRTG, from the coding sequence GTGCGCGGGTTTCACGACGTTCAACGCGCGCCTCAGGCGCGCACCAAGGCCGACGACCTGGTGGCCATCCAGGGCATCGGCGGCCTCGGACACCTGGGTATCCAGTACGCGGCCAAGTTGGGCCTGCGGGTCGTCGCCGTCGCTCGCGGCACCGCCAAGGAGAAGCTGGCCCGCGAGCTCGGCGCGCAGCACTACATCGACTCCACCGAGACGGACCCCGGCGAGGAACTCAGCAAGCTCGGCGGTGCAACAGGTCGTCATCGCAACAGCTGCCGCCGGCGACATCTCCCCCCTGCTCAACGGCCTTGCCAGCGGTGGACGACTCGTCGTCGTGGGAGCGTCCGACGAACCGGTTAA
- a CDS encoding tyrosine-type recombinase/integrase codes for MSENEGAERDLSALELPQWGRLRETGDPWDPYQLIDKDGKVCAEAQAFFKDLQAAGREDTTLRSYALDLLRWLRFLWVLDIRWDQATSVEARDFMRWMLLADKPVRVHWRLQLRSQTAAPQGPGVLRSAPGTPNPVTGKSSPGVKYAATTRAHCETVVRTFYDFHLSEGTGPIINPFPLDRSRRAGRANAHHNPMDRFKHERTGRYRPKVPKRVPRRIPDEMFNAIFAALKYNRDRAMLAFWVSTGVRAEELLTSTNRDALPGEQVIGVIRKGTRDYQRVPASPDAFVWLRLAQEEAWRCGVPRERNAPLWWTLRRPWRPLEYPAARAMFIRVQELLGSNWSLHDLRHTATYRMTSDPLVRLTDVQWVLAHKQLTTLQIYLTPDSDEIVGHMMAHHARQEMKATEQPRPPLPAPGYDPVSMDVMFGRAGS; via the coding sequence ATGTCTGAGAACGAGGGGGCCGAGCGTGATCTGTCCGCTCTGGAGCTGCCACAGTGGGGCCGCTTACGAGAAACCGGTGATCCCTGGGATCCGTACCAGCTGATCGACAAGGACGGGAAGGTCTGCGCGGAGGCCCAGGCGTTCTTCAAGGACCTCCAGGCCGCGGGCCGCGAAGACACGACCCTGCGCTCCTACGCGCTGGACCTGCTGCGCTGGCTGCGATTCCTCTGGGTGCTCGACATCAGGTGGGACCAGGCGACCAGCGTCGAGGCGAGGGACTTCATGCGCTGGATGCTGCTGGCCGACAAGCCCGTGCGCGTGCACTGGCGCCTCCAGCTCCGATCGCAGACGGCAGCCCCGCAAGGGCCAGGTGTCCTGCGGTCGGCACCGGGGACACCGAATCCCGTGACGGGCAAGTCGTCGCCGGGCGTCAAGTACGCGGCGACCACGAGGGCCCACTGCGAAACGGTCGTGCGGACCTTCTACGACTTCCACCTCTCCGAGGGCACCGGACCGATCATCAACCCGTTCCCTCTGGACCGCTCCCGCCGAGCTGGCCGGGCCAACGCTCACCACAATCCGATGGATCGGTTCAAGCACGAGCGGACCGGCCGCTACCGGCCCAAGGTCCCGAAGCGGGTCCCGCGACGGATCCCGGACGAGATGTTCAACGCGATCTTCGCCGCGCTGAAGTACAACCGGGACCGCGCGATGCTCGCCTTCTGGGTCTCCACGGGCGTGCGCGCGGAAGAGCTACTGACCAGCACGAACCGCGACGCTCTGCCTGGCGAACAGGTCATCGGCGTGATCCGTAAGGGAACCCGCGACTACCAGCGGGTGCCGGCCTCGCCGGACGCGTTCGTCTGGCTGAGGCTCGCCCAGGAGGAAGCCTGGCGCTGTGGGGTGCCCCGGGAGCGCAACGCCCCGCTCTGGTGGACGCTCCGGCGGCCCTGGAGACCGCTGGAGTACCCGGCAGCCAGAGCGATGTTCATCCGTGTCCAGGAGCTCCTCGGATCGAACTGGTCCCTGCACGACCTCCGCCACACGGCGACCTACCGCATGACCAGCGATCCCCTCGTCCGCCTCACCGACGTGCAGTGGGTCCTGGCCCACAAGCAGCTGACCACCCTTCAGATCTACCTCACCCCCGACTCCGACGAGATCGTCGGGCACATGATGGCCCACCATGCCCGGCAGGAGATGAAGGCCACCGAACAGCCGCGGCCACCACTGCCCGCCCCCGGGTACGACCCCGTCTCGATGGACGTCATGTTCGGAAGGGCTGGCTCGTGA
- a CDS encoding tyrosine-type recombinase/integrase — MRAFYLDLAQWAAEDPARWASWAAPSPVTSAEANQKKHQRRVKAKMDQRTRERLPVLPLLVITSQRNRLQAAAVLAAARQAEPGTIFAVDGRTLFRPVLKSASGAKVWAQELDAPRTAVRAARHDLTHEDHKAFWAWAAIEVLRHTGIRIEELCELSHHSLIQYRLPTTGELVPLLQIAPSKTDQERLILVTPELADVLSRIIMRVRDSNNIVASVAAYDPHERVWNPPMPLLFQHRIGTENRAMHPTCIRTYIAQALASTGLTDASGERLTMQPHDFRRIFITDAVMNGMPPHIAQLVAGHRVIDTTMGYLAVYPRGVIEAHHAFIARRRAARPSEEYRTPTDEEWDSFLGHFEKRKLSIGTCGRAFSTPCIHEHACLRCAMLRPDPAERPRLIEIRDNLIDRIAEAKREGWLGEVEGLETSLAGANDKLVPMDAAIARTASAVDLGMPTFNQIAGRATDSRRSTPFSTS, encoded by the coding sequence GTGCGGGCGTTCTACCTCGACCTCGCCCAGTGGGCTGCCGAGGACCCCGCGCGCTGGGCCTCTTGGGCAGCCCCCAGCCCCGTCACCAGCGCGGAAGCGAACCAGAAGAAGCACCAGCGCCGCGTCAAGGCGAAGATGGACCAGCGCACACGGGAACGACTGCCCGTGCTCCCACTCCTCGTCATCACCAGCCAACGCAACCGCCTCCAGGCCGCAGCGGTCCTCGCCGCCGCGCGACAGGCCGAGCCCGGCACCATCTTCGCTGTCGACGGCCGGACACTCTTCCGACCAGTTCTGAAATCCGCGTCCGGCGCCAAGGTCTGGGCCCAAGAGCTTGACGCGCCCAGGACCGCAGTCCGGGCCGCCCGGCACGATCTCACCCACGAGGACCACAAGGCGTTCTGGGCCTGGGCCGCCATTGAAGTCCTGCGTCACACCGGCATCCGGATCGAGGAACTGTGTGAGCTGAGCCACCACTCGCTCATCCAGTACCGGCTGCCGACCACCGGCGAGCTCGTCCCGCTCCTGCAGATCGCCCCGTCGAAGACCGATCAAGAACGCCTGATCCTGGTAACCCCCGAGCTGGCCGACGTCCTGAGCCGCATCATCATGCGAGTCCGCGACAGCAACAACATCGTCGCCTCGGTTGCCGCCTACGACCCCCACGAACGCGTCTGGAACCCGCCGATGCCGCTGCTGTTCCAGCACCGCATCGGCACCGAGAACCGGGCCATGCACCCGACCTGCATCCGGACCTACATTGCCCAGGCCCTTGCAAGCACCGGTCTGACCGACGCCAGCGGCGAGCGGCTGACCATGCAGCCGCACGACTTCCGAAGAATCTTCATCACCGACGCGGTGATGAACGGAATGCCTCCCCACATCGCACAACTCGTCGCCGGTCACCGTGTGATCGACACGACCATGGGCTACCTCGCGGTCTACCCCCGAGGGGTCATCGAAGCCCACCACGCCTTCATCGCCCGCCGCCGGGCCGCCCGGCCCAGCGAGGAATACCGCACACCCACCGATGAGGAATGGGACTCCTTCCTCGGCCACTTCGAGAAGCGGAAACTCTCCATCGGCACCTGCGGCCGGGCCTTCTCCACCCCTTGCATTCATGAGCACGCCTGCTTGCGATGTGCCATGCTCCGGCCAGACCCCGCCGAACGACCCCGGCTCATCGAGATCCGCGACAACCTCATCGACCGCATCGCCGAGGCCAAGCGGGAAGGCTGGCTCGGCGAAGTCGAAGGACTCGAAACCAGCCTCGCCGGCGCCAACGACAAGCTCGTCCCGATGGACGCCGCCATAGCCCGCACGGCTTCGGCGGTCGATCTCGGGATGCCCACCTTCAACCAGATCGCGGGACGCGCCACCGACAGCCGACGGTCGACACCGTTCTCCACTTCATGA
- a CDS encoding DUF6000 family protein — protein MSVQHPQEVGQGHVVARYVAGEQRYLELLGGSFLHLGEEVRAAFVASLQADSLQASDQEIRALLGYEWRARLTAAWLVGVARRVEWRERIGSLLLASELTYAGQGYCFALARFGSQEDAEILISYLDRYLPQLECRYDQGSALGALMRLDSQLGTSHAERFVSPDGLWERWVDALPHTRGTATAWADRSREAIDAWCGPWNA, from the coding sequence ATGAGCGTGCAGCATCCTCAGGAAGTTGGCCAGGGACATGTCGTGGCCCGGTATGTCGCTGGTGAACAGCGATACCTCGAACTACTGGGAGGTAGTTTCCTCCACCTTGGGGAGGAAGTACGGGCCGCCTTCGTGGCCTCGCTGCAAGCTGACTCTCTCCAGGCGAGCGACCAGGAGATCAGGGCACTCCTCGGGTATGAATGGCGTGCCCGACTGACCGCTGCGTGGTTGGTCGGTGTGGCCCGGCGGGTTGAGTGGCGTGAACGCATCGGGAGCCTCCTGCTGGCCAGTGAACTCACCTATGCAGGTCAGGGCTACTGCTTTGCGCTTGCCCGGTTCGGCAGCCAGGAGGATGCGGAGATCCTTATATCCTACTTGGACCGTTATCTTCCTCAGTTGGAATGCCGGTACGACCAGGGATCCGCCCTTGGAGCTCTCATGAGGCTGGATTCCCAGCTGGGCACAAGTCACGCCGAGCGATTCGTTTCTCCGGACGGCCTCTGGGAACGCTGGGTCGATGCACTTCCGCATACGCGCGGGACCGCGACCGCGTGGGCGGACAGATCCAGAGAAGCGATCGACGCATGGTGCGGGCCTTGGAACGCTTGA
- a CDS encoding GNAT family N-acetyltransferase, producing the protein MIELSSLGPDDWPVWRDLRLAALAEAPYAFGSTLAEWQGQGDREERWRDRLGIPRSHNVVAVRAGGPVGMVSGVPAEQPDAVELISMWVSPTVRGQGVGDLLIGEIAQWAVQRDARTLRLSVMPDNRAAIALYERHGFKDTGEPGDLLPDGVRREWVMAKALDPVVSG; encoded by the coding sequence ATGATCGAACTGAGTTCTCTGGGACCGGATGACTGGCCGGTGTGGCGCGACCTGCGGCTAGCCGCGCTTGCCGAGGCGCCGTATGCCTTCGGCTCGACGTTGGCGGAGTGGCAGGGGCAGGGCGACCGGGAGGAACGTTGGAGAGACCGCCTAGGAATTCCTCGGTCTCACAACGTTGTCGCAGTCCGCGCGGGCGGGCCGGTCGGGATGGTCAGCGGTGTACCGGCTGAGCAGCCAGATGCCGTGGAGTTGATCTCGATGTGGGTCAGCCCCACGGTTCGAGGTCAGGGGGTGGGAGACCTCTTGATCGGAGAGATCGCGCAGTGGGCTGTGCAGAGGGACGCTAGGACCTTGCGGTTGTCGGTAATGCCGGATAACCGTGCAGCTATCGCGCTCTATGAACGTCACGGCTTCAAGGACACCGGGGAGCCTGGCGACCTGCTGCCGGATGGTGTGCGCAGGGAATGGGTCATGGCAAAGGCTCTCGATCCCGTGGTCAGCGGCTGA
- a CDS encoding PP2C family protein-serine/threonine phosphatase — MLDVPDDEPALHLVSCGHPPPLLLRGGQGRLLEVRHPAPPLGLTQFVETDLTAQTFAFDPGDIVRLYTDGVIEARDAHGMFHPLTERVLRTSGEGPEAILAHLREGLRRHTGGRLDDDAAIVAIERLPQQA; from the coding sequence GTGCTGGACGTTCCCGACGACGAGCCTGCCCTTCACTTGGTCAGCTGCGGGCACCCGCCGCCCCTGCTTCTGCGCGGCGGCCAGGGCCGCCTGCTCGAAGTACGCCACCCGGCCCCGCCTCTGGGTCTCACCCAATTCGTGGAAACCGACCTCACCGCACAAACGTTCGCTTTCGACCCCGGTGACATCGTCCGTCTCTACACGGACGGTGTCATCGAGGCCCGCGACGCGCACGGCATGTTCCACCCGCTCACGGAGCGAGTGCTCCGCACGTCCGGCGAGGGTCCCGAAGCTATCCTGGCCCACCTGCGCGAGGGCCTGCGGCGCCATACCGGCGGACGTCTGGATGACGACGCCGCCATAGTGGCGATCGAGCGACTGCCGCAGCAAGCGTGA
- a CDS encoding STAS domain-containing protein, with protein sequence MADPSSQSLQPQHLPVAIIEADEQHAFLTFSGVLDAHALPALEELISDRRLRQAGDWVWDMSGLERIDLACAYALLRAVTRAPRTVSVTTRGARRAVQHTLRHAGLDTVVTTEE encoded by the coding sequence ATGGCAGATCCATCCTCTCAGTCCCTCCAGCCGCAGCACCTACCCGTAGCGATCATCGAGGCTGACGAGCAGCACGCTTTCCTGACGTTCTCCGGTGTCCTGGACGCGCACGCTCTGCCCGCGCTGGAAGAGCTCATCAGTGACCGGCGCCTGCGGCAGGCAGGCGACTGGGTGTGGGATATGAGCGGTCTTGAGCGGATCGACCTCGCGTGTGCCTACGCGCTCCTCCGCGCGGTCACGCGTGCACCGCGCACAGTCTCCGTCACCACCCGCGGGGCCCGCCGTGCCGTTCAGCACACCCTGCGCCATGCCGGCCTCGACACCGTCGTGACCACCGAGGAGTAG
- a CDS encoding inorganic phosphate transporter has product MDHISFIVVAVIVAALAFDFTNGFHDTANAMATSIATRALRPKVAVLISAVLNVAGAFLSTEVAKTISNGIVNDTLVTPAMVFAGLVGAILWNLLTWLLGLPSSSSHALFGGLIGAVWVGAGASAINFSEVVEKIIIPAFASPFVAGTAALMATYAAYRITVRARKGTVTRGFRLGQTASASLVSLAHGTNDAQKTMGAITLTLISAGALPSGSGPPLWVIITAGLAIGLGTYLGGWRIIRTMGNGLTDIQSPQGFAAESSSAAVILTSAHFGFALSTTQVCSGAIIGAGVGKRLARVRWGTAGRMAIAWLVTLPSAGLVGAAAAAGVTQGGNLGIVVVSVCALAVATVIVVLARRNQVTARNVNEAKTVQVIAAVQTGGDTDR; this is encoded by the coding sequence ATGGACCACATTTCGTTCATTGTGGTGGCAGTTATCGTCGCGGCCTTGGCATTCGACTTCACGAATGGCTTTCATGACACGGCGAACGCGATGGCTACGTCCATCGCGACCAGGGCACTGCGGCCCAAGGTCGCGGTCCTGATCAGTGCCGTGTTGAATGTCGCCGGTGCGTTCCTGTCCACTGAAGTGGCGAAGACGATCTCGAACGGCATCGTGAACGACACTCTGGTGACTCCGGCCATGGTCTTCGCAGGTCTGGTGGGCGCCATCCTGTGGAACCTGTTGACCTGGCTGCTCGGTCTGCCCTCCTCGTCCTCGCACGCCCTGTTCGGGGGATTGATCGGTGCCGTGTGGGTCGGGGCGGGAGCCTCCGCTATCAACTTCTCCGAAGTGGTCGAGAAGATCATTATTCCTGCGTTCGCGTCACCGTTCGTCGCCGGTACGGCCGCGCTGATGGCCACTTATGCGGCCTACCGGATCACCGTGCGCGCGCGTAAGGGCACGGTGACGCGCGGCTTCCGGCTCGGCCAGACGGCCTCGGCCTCGCTGGTCTCACTCGCACACGGTACGAACGACGCGCAGAAGACGATGGGAGCGATCACCCTCACCCTGATCTCCGCCGGCGCGCTCCCTTCCGGCTCCGGGCCACCGCTGTGGGTGATCATCACCGCCGGGCTAGCGATCGGCCTGGGCACCTATCTGGGCGGCTGGCGGATTATCCGGACGATGGGCAACGGCCTGACCGACATCCAATCCCCTCAGGGCTTCGCGGCCGAGAGCTCCTCCGCCGCCGTTATCCTCACCTCGGCGCATTTTGGCTTCGCCCTGTCCACCACCCAGGTCTGCTCGGGCGCCATCATCGGGGCCGGGGTCGGCAAGCGGCTGGCCAGGGTGCGGTGGGGAACGGCCGGGCGGATGGCCATTGCCTGGTTGGTCACCCTGCCGTCGGCTGGCCTTGTCGGCGCGGCCGCGGCCGCGGGGGTCACGCAGGGCGGGAACCTCGGCATCGTGGTGGTGTCGGTGTGCGCACTCGCCGTCGCCACGGTCATCGTCGTACTGGCCCGGCGCAATCAGGTCACCGCGCGCAACGTCAACGAGGCCAAGACGGTACAGGTCATTGCCGCGGTGCAGACGGGCGGGGACACGGACCGGTGA
- a CDS encoding FAD-dependent oxidoreductase, producing the protein MAQDVRSGDVVFRSGDLAYDLILIEAGRIEIFAPPTHGRGEELVTAYGPGEFLGELNLLTGQTAQLTARVVGSGRIHRISSSQFRRLMAEDPDLSDVLLRTFLTRRDRLRSSAAAHMLEIIGTGFSAEALALRTYVARQRLPHVWMDAGSLAGRSVMRSTPLDATDLPAALTHDRVLRRATPAELAELLGLSYRPIGDSPVDLTVVGAGPAGLAAAVYGASEGLDTVILDAVGTGGQAAASSRIENYLGFPSGISGSDLTQKATLQALKFGARLSSPCQAVALDTDGHYLRIVLADGTGIDTRAVVIATGAHYRALPLPRWAQFEGAGIYYAATYLEAQMCHDAPVTVVGGANSAGQAALYLASHGCPVTLAVRGSDLEAGMSSYLADRLVVDPRITVRTSTQVSALAGTAALEAITLTDRASRTSAEQPCRGLFCFIGADPATGWLHALSLDADGFIRTDVQLDAYPLNPVWADLGRAPLPFETSSPGVFAAGDVRSGSMKRVASSVGEGASAVHSVHTAIGPRV; encoded by the coding sequence GTGGCGCAGGACGTGCGCAGCGGAGATGTCGTCTTCCGCTCCGGAGACCTGGCATACGACCTGATCCTCATCGAAGCCGGAAGGATCGAGATTTTCGCTCCGCCGACCCACGGCCGGGGTGAGGAACTCGTGACTGCGTACGGTCCAGGCGAATTCCTGGGTGAACTCAATCTGCTGACCGGGCAGACCGCGCAACTAACAGCCCGCGTCGTGGGTTCCGGGCGAATCCACCGCATCTCCTCTTCGCAGTTCCGACGACTGATGGCTGAGGACCCCGATCTGTCCGACGTGCTGCTGCGGACCTTCCTCACCCGGCGCGACCGGCTCCGGTCCAGTGCTGCCGCCCACATGCTGGAGATCATCGGCACCGGCTTTTCGGCGGAGGCGCTCGCCCTGCGCACCTATGTCGCCCGCCAACGCCTTCCCCACGTCTGGATGGACGCCGGCAGCCTGGCAGGCCGCAGCGTCATGCGCTCGACGCCCCTGGACGCCACCGACCTACCCGCTGCCCTCACTCATGACCGTGTGCTGCGACGCGCCACCCCAGCCGAGCTGGCCGAGTTGCTTGGCCTGTCCTACCGGCCGATTGGCGACAGTCCGGTCGACCTCACCGTGGTCGGTGCCGGCCCCGCCGGCCTGGCGGCAGCCGTCTACGGCGCCTCCGAGGGACTGGATACCGTGATCCTCGATGCCGTCGGAACTGGCGGCCAGGCAGCCGCCAGCTCCCGCATCGAGAACTACCTCGGCTTCCCGTCAGGCATCAGCGGCAGCGACCTCACCCAGAAGGCCACGCTGCAAGCCCTGAAGTTCGGGGCCCGGCTCTCCAGCCCCTGTCAAGCGGTGGCCCTGGACACCGACGGTCACTATCTGCGCATCGTCCTGGCCGACGGGACGGGCATCGACACCCGTGCCGTGGTCATCGCCACCGGCGCCCACTACCGCGCCCTTCCCCTTCCACGCTGGGCACAGTTCGAAGGTGCCGGCATCTACTACGCCGCCACCTACCTCGAAGCTCAGATGTGCCACGACGCACCGGTCACCGTCGTCGGCGGAGCCAACTCCGCCGGCCAAGCCGCTCTGTACCTGGCCTCGCACGGATGCCCGGTCACCCTCGCCGTACGCGGCAGCGACCTCGAGGCCGGAATGTCCTCCTATCTCGCCGACCGCCTCGTGGTCGATCCGCGGATCACAGTGCGTACCTCGACGCAGGTCAGCGCACTGGCGGGCACGGCGGCCCTCGAAGCCATCACGCTCACCGACCGGGCCTCCCGGACCAGCGCGGAGCAACCCTGTCGCGGTCTGTTCTGCTTCATCGGCGCAGACCCGGCGACCGGCTGGCTGCACGCCCTGTCGTTGGACGCCGACGGCTTCATCCGCACCGACGTCCAGCTGGACGCATACCCACTCAATCCCGTGTGGGCCGACCTGGGACGTGCCCCACTACCGTTCGAGACCAGCTCGCCCGGGGTCTTCGCCGCGGGCGACGTCCGCTCCGGATCCATGAAACGAGTGGCCTCCTCGGTAGGGGAGGGCGCGAGCGCCGTCCACTCCGTCCACACTGCCATCGGTCCACGCGTCTAA
- a CDS encoding MmyB family transcriptional regulator has protein sequence MILGRHMSVLAWNTLAALYTGFAALPPVGRNLLRLAFLDPAIRDLYAHCHSKRSVARAHHDLCGGNIADLNRRSRPGRPRHTWCR, from the coding sequence ATGATCCTGGGGCGCCACATGAGCGTCCTGGCCTGGAACACCCTCGCCGCCCTCTACACCGGCTTCGCCGCACTCCCGCCAGTCGGACGCAACCTGCTGCGCCTGGCCTTCCTCGACCCGGCGATCCGGGATCTGTACGCCCACTGCCACTCGAAGCGGTCAGTGGCGCGGGCTCACCACGACTTGTGCGGCGGGAACATCGCCGACCTCAATCGTCGCAGCCGACCCGGCCGCCCCCGGCATACCTGGTGCCGTTGA
- a CDS encoding helix-turn-helix domain-containing protein → MVTPDQVGLALTGHLRRVTGLRREEVAQLAPISTEYYTRLEQVRLPGASPSTLEAIARALPLDADQTRYLYELADKHAAQPSPAPANAQPNGSVLRPSCSWTTSPTPPP, encoded by the coding sequence TGGGCCTTGCCCTCACCGGCCACCTCCGCCGCGTCACCGGCCTACGCCGTGAGGAAGTAGCCCAGCTCGCCCCGATCAGCACCGAGTACTACACCCGCCTCGAACAAGTGCGGCTGCCCGGTGCCTCCCCGTCCACTCTGGAGGCGATCGCCCGCGCCCTGCCCCTGGACGCAGATCAGACCCGCTACCTCTACGAGCTCGCCGACAAGCACGCAGCCCAGCCCAGCCCCGCCCCCGCAAACGCCCAGCCCAACGGGTCCGTTCTCAGACCCAGCTGCTCCTGGACAACCTCACCGACACCCCCGCCATGA